The DNA segment TTTTTTTATACCTTATTGAATAAGCTGTCAGCTTTATGTACCTTTTCAAACAGATCTTTTACCTGTGTACAGGATACATTTCAGCCGTTAGGATACACCATAAAAAAACAGAGTGATCACAGCTGAAATGCATGGGGGTTCACTTCAATCGTATTCCTCTGTTTTTATTCTTTGGCTCAATTTTTTTAGCACTTCATACCTTCTTCAAGCCGCATATCATATCTGTATCATCGCGTATTGCTGTTGCGATGATTTTTTTTCCAATCCTTGATTTCCTGCAATCGTTTGCTCACTCGGCTTTCACTTCCCTGCATGGTTGGATGATAATATTCTTTATTCGCAAGAGCATCCGGAAGACATTGCATGACCGTGAGCTTTTCATCATAATCATGGGCATACTGATATCCTTCCCCGTAATGCAGCTCCTTCATCAGGGAGGTTGGCGCATTGCGGATTTGTAAGGGCACCGGTTCACTCAGCATATGCATCGCATCCTCCCTCGCTGCCCCATATGCCATATATAATGCGTTCGACTTGGGAGAAAGGGAAAGATAGGTGACGGCATGTGTCAAATGTACATTGCACTCCGGCATTCCCAGAAAATGACATGCCTGATATGCCGCTACACAGATTTCCAAAGCGCGGCTGTCTGCCATTCCAATATCCTCACTTGCAAAACGAACCAGACGCCTTGCGACATACAATGGATCCTCTCCGGCCTCCAGCATTCTGGCAAGCCAGTAGATTGCCGCATCCACATCGGAGTTACGCATGGATTTATGCAGAGCACTGATCAAATTATAATGCTCCTCCCCCTGGCGGTCATATAACAGAGACTTCTGTGAGGTACACTGTTCCAGCACCTCTTTGGTAATGCGGATACCGGCATCCTCGCTTTCTCCGTTTAACACAACCATTTCCAGGGTATTCAACGCTGTTCTTGCATCTCCGTTGGCAAACATGGCAAGCATACGGAGCTGGTCTTCCTCAATTAGGATATTCTGTGTGCCAAAGCCGCGCTCATCCTTTAATGCGTGATGCAGCAGCTCGATTAAATCACTTACCTCCAATGCCTTCAGCACGAATACCTTGCAGCGGGAAAGCAAAGCGGCATTGACCTCAAAGGATGGATTTTCCGTCGTAGCTCCAATCAGGATAATACTTCCCTTTTCCACATAGGGGAGAAACGCATCCTGCTGTGCTTTATTGAAACGATGAATTTCATCTACAAATACGATGGTTTTACGACCATACAAACGGGCATCCTCCGC comes from the Erysipelotrichaceae bacterium 66202529 genome and includes:
- a CDS encoding AAA family ATPase; this encodes MEQESLFQNELQRDPLAARLRPSSLDDYVGQKHLLGKGKILYNLIAKDMVSSMIFWGPPGVGKTTLARIIAKQTQAHFINFSAVTSGIREIKAVMKEAEDARLYGRKTIVFVDEIHRFNKAQQDAFLPYVEKGSIILIGATTENPSFEVNAALLSRCKVFVLKALEVSDLIELLHHALKDERGFGTQNILIEEDQLRMLAMFANGDARTALNTLEMVVLNGESEDAGIRITKEVLEQCTSQKSLLYDRQGEEHYNLISALHKSMRNSDVDAAIYWLARMLEAGEDPLYVARRLVRFASEDIGMADSRALEICVAAYQACHFLGMPECNVHLTHAVTYLSLSPKSNALYMAYGAAREDAMHMLSEPVPLQIRNAPTSLMKELHYGEGYQYAHDYDEKLTVMQCLPDALANKEYYHPTMQGSESRVSKRLQEIKDWKKNHRNSNTR